In Brassica napus cultivar Da-Ae chromosome A3, Da-Ae, whole genome shotgun sequence, the sequence GTGCTTTCCTTTGCTTTGCCTAAAGACCTGCATTGGTGCCTTGGTGGCATCGACGCCGTATTATCATGTCTTCACAAAAATTAGAATGATCAACCAAAATTGAAACTGAATATCTTCGGATCCTGTTGAGTGTTTCATTGTCTTGAAATTCATTAGAAACGGTCTCCCACTGGGCAGCGTATAATCTAACAAGCTTTTTATTTCGAAAAAAGCCTCTGATTCCTAGTCCTATGTTCAGCCAATGTATAACAAAATGCCAAAAGCTAAAGTTACAAACCTCCCCgcaaaaacaatattcaaactATAATTAGTATTAGCAATTAGCAAATGAATCATGTTGGGGAGCAGTACTCTAGTTTCTTTCCTCGTTTAACCTATATCTTACACGAGACTACATGCCATAACCACATCTTAATCAATAATCATTGATCTATATTTAAATACAGATGTTACACGAGACTATATGCTTCTGATAGACATACACATTGACAATTTCTTTAgggttacaattttttttttctagcatAATTTAATTTACATAGAAAAATTGACTTGGCCCTGGCCCTGACAAGGCTGGACCAAGTCCATATAAAGGCTCTGGACCACCACAATATCTCTAAACCAGTATGAACAAACTAATTAACATTTCTTGACACTATATGTAGGGCATGAGTAGTGAGACAAACATAAGGActggatcatcatcatcagtgaAGTGTGTCCCCACCCCTTAGATTTTATAACCTGAGCGGACGTAAATGTAAGCTGAAAGATCAATTTATGAGCTGGGTTACTTTTTCGTACCAGTGTTGTGGTGGAGAGGATCAAAACAAAAGGATAGGGACTAAGAAATATCTAACACAAAACAGAGCTACAGTGTGCATTGGACCACACTGTCTGTACGACATTAAAGAACTTTGAGTGTGgtaaaaaataaacaagtaCCTGACTGCTGTCACATGGATTGATCTTGTTAAAAATGTGTGTGTTCTCGAACTTTTAAAGCTGTTTTATGATTAAGAGTGTAACATTATACCCTACAAACACATACACCGAGCAAAATACAAaagcaaaaagaagaaaaatgacttGGAAAAAATAATAAGCTCTTCTTATACTTTAGGTGTATGAAAAATACTGTTTATTTCGAGAGCCAGTAGATGATTAGAAACAACGTACAAGCAGCAATCACAGCAGAGAGGATAAGTGTGTCCCGAGAACGTCTTCTTCTAATTGAACCTATAAATAGAGAATACAAAATTGCTAAAGTTAGTGAGAGATAAGTTGAGAAAATCATATAGAGGTTGAATAGAGAGATACCAAGTAAGCCACGAATGACTGGGAATTTGTCTCCGAGATTTTTAACTTTCCCTTGAACATCTGAAAAGAGAGATCGTTGAGAGCCAAGAACTGCTCTTGTTGCTTGAGCTTGACCAATAACTTCATCAATCTGCAGCCAAATCATACTAAAAATGTTACTAAAACCTCTGTAACATCATATCATTAGATAGTTAGCATTATAACAAGGGCTATTAACAGAATATAAAACTAAGATTAGAGAAAGTATCTTACATGAGAAATACTTCCATGGATTGAAGCTCTCTCCCTTAAGACTTGCACACCTGGTGACATACTACCAGAAGCCTGCAGAGGCGAAAACAGAACCCAACTTCCTATCAAAAGGTGGTGACCACAGAAGAATGTGTATTTCCAATCTTAAGAAGACTCAATTCTTTACCTTATATTCACTAATGTCATCCCTGACAGAACTCAAAAGCTCAGCATGTTCTCTCATGGAGtttatatttccttttatccTTCGAAGCTCCTATGAATTTACATTGGAAAAACATTACAGGCGAGAAGATAGGTCCCTATATAATTCATATTACTAAAACCGCATAAGCATCGCTAAGCAAAAGCCACACTAGTTGCAAAAAAAAGGATTCTCCTTTTACCAAAAGATGGGACTGTCTAGTACTTAACCACTGATGCATGATGCGAAAACATAAGGTTTACAGTATCATCATGTATCCCACGTGCCACACAAGTGATAGTGCAGGAGGAGAACCTGAGTGTATTCATGAAGTATATCTCTGTGCCTTGCAAGCTTTTGAGTAACAGAGGTTGTAGGTGCAGCAGACGCAGCACATCTACTCATGGAATCGTTAATGTCCAACAGCTTCTCAAGCGAAGATTGAATCTCAATCTCCATGGACTTCCATGATCTTGGAGACCCGGCGTCAACATACCCTGAGAGACCATCACACACACATTTCAAGATTCGTTAATGTGATTCGATACACTACAAACAAGGCCGTTCAGCTAACGCCAAACAGAGTCAAATACATTAGAATTGATTCAGCACTGTAGAAGCAGAGCCAAGACTGAGAGCAATCCATAATATCGAGAACTAATATGATCGATTCGATCAGTATATCACATTCAAAGAAGTGGAGATCACAATCAGCGTAACAAGAGCATGAGTGAATGATCAGAAGCGGGAAACGAACCGCCTTGAGTGAATCTGGCGCCGAGTTTAGCGTAAGAGGAGAGCTTAACGTCGAGATCGCCTTCGATTTTGCGAGCTTCTCTCCGAAGCTCCTCCCAACCTGATTCCTGTAGATCCAAGCTCGATTCTGTCATCGTCTCCACCAATGTTGTGATCTCTTGTGAGCCAATGCCAAGAGCTAACATCTAGTTAGCTCGAAGCCTCTTACGCAAAACGAAGGATCCGAAAATGAAGTTTTGGAGTACCCAGACCCGGACTCGTAAATCTGAAATTCAAACCAAAACTATTAACCATCAACGGCGATTAATCGAGAAAAACAGGTGAGGAAACGAACTCGAATGGGCCTCCATATTATTGGGCTTCCACAAACAATTATGTACATGTataatgataaaattatattgaatATACTATATTTCTGTAATGTTATCTAATTACCATGATATCCTTAATATaaccatattttaattttataatttttttttataaatgttgtttcgaaaaatataaaaggaatttaaattgaaaattcaaTTGAGAAACAATGTCTCAAAATTATGtattatgttgtttgagattatgttttaaaaggaaattatatatttttaatataaaaatattttctttataaacttTAGCTTTTTttgaaatcaaatatataaatatttatatataatataaccacgttttttaatttataaatttgacttctttatatatgtgatttggaaatcaataaaaaaggaaaattaaattaataagaaaCTGAACaagattattaaaaaataaaagaaatttttcATAATACCGTTAATTttctgacaaaaaaataataccattaattctaatttttataatttcattaaGGATATCGTTGTAATTAACCATTCTAACTtcattttcttttagatttgtttttgtCAAACAATTTTCCTTTAGATTAgtttccaaataacatatatataaaggaaatgtttttttttttcaaaaatgtgataattgttttatatataattgatttcttaaaaaataaaaattcacaaaaataaaaccatgatatttaaaacattaaaaaaatttccatttgaaacataattgatattgtaaaatttaagtactaaactatattttttatcaagtaatatctttaataaactaaagattttttaattaacataaaataatatctgTAATGAACTAACACTACTACACATAGTCActataattaagttttttttttgacaaacaaGGAAAGACATtatttcacaaaataaaaattcgaaaaacaaaattctggtgtatagtttttaaaaagtgAAATAATATCTTTTTTAAGTGATCTTAAGCATGAAAAGGGTACTAGAAATACAATACCATGTCAttacaataaataatatattttatttgataactCAACTTCAAATTATCAACATTTCATCTTTTTGTAACTTTAtatcaaaaatgtaaatatatcttAGTATATCTAGATTTCAACCAACATTATTCTAAGAAATTTCAGAAGTCTTTGTATAATTACTAAAATATCTAATCTTAGTATATCAAGATTCGAACGCAAAAAAACATCGGGAATAACCAAACCAATCAAATCATGCATAATTTcactataatatatttgaaaatataagataaaaaacCAAACTAAATGCAACTAACAAATTAATCAAAACTCTAATCTATATAGAAAGATAAATATAATTCATTTTGAGAAGTAATACAATATACTTtataattcatttaaattttatcttgTTTTAGAAAGAAACGACATGTGACCGCTTTTACAAATAGTACAAGTTAGTCTTTCACTTGATGAACAAGTAAGTCTTAGAGTTTTTTGTGATACAAATGTTAAAACTGTTGATTAAAAGCTGTAGTAaaaacatatcaatatttaaagTATTAATGACTGTCATTTTGATGATTCTTTATACAATTTTCACACGCTATAAATAATTGTCATCTTG encodes:
- the LOC106438245 gene encoding Golgi SNAP receptor complex member 1-2 isoform X1, producing the protein MLALGIGSQEITTLVETMTESSLDLQESGWEELRREARKIEGDLDVKLSSYAKLGARFTQGGYVDAGSPRSWKSMEIEIQSSLEKLLDINDSMSRCAASAAPTTSVTQKLARHRDILHEYTQELRRIKGNINSMREHAELLSSVRDDISEYKASGSMSPGVQVLRERASIHGSISHIDEVIGQAQATRAVLGSQRSLFSDVQGKVKNLGDKFPVIRGLLGSIRRRRSRDTLILSAVIAACTLFLIIYWLSK
- the LOC106438245 gene encoding Golgi SNAP receptor complex member 1-2 isoform X3; the encoded protein is MLALGIGSQEITTLVETMTESSLDLQESGWEELRREARKIEGDLDVKLSSYAKLGARFTQGGYVDAGSPRSWKSMEIEIQSSLEKLLDINDSMSRCAASAAPTTSVTQKLARHRDILHEYTQELRRIKGNINSMREHAELLSSVRDDISEYKASGSMSPGVQVLRERASIHGSISHIDEVIGQAQATRAVLGSQRSLFSDVQGKVKNLGDKFPVIRGLLGSIRRRRSRDTLILSAVIAASLKVREHTHF
- the LOC106438245 gene encoding Golgi SNAP receptor complex member 1-2 isoform X2, with protein sequence MLALGIGSQEITTLVETMTESSLDLQESGWEELRREARKIEGDLDVKLSSYAKLGARFTQGGYVDAGSPRSWKSMEIEIQSSLEKLLDINDSMSRCAASAAPTTSVTQKLARHRDILHEYTQELRRIKGNINSMREHAELLSSVRDDISEYKASGSMSPGVQVLRERASIHGSISHIDEVIGQAQATRAVLGSQRSLFSDVQGKVKNLGDKFPVIRGLLGSIRRRRSRDTLILSAVIAAWYNVTLLIIKQL